The sequence GCGAAAACATCGCGAACATCGCGAACAACGGAAACGCCTCGAACATCGCGAACATCGCGAACAACGTGTGTCGTCCTGAAAAAAGTTGACACATTTTGGTGGTAAACCTGGTATAGGTTTCCTGTTTTGTGTTGGTCCTGAATAAGGTTTACGTGCATCTCCTTATATTGGTTTTGAGTTTCACTCTCAGGCCGCGGCCTGAGAGTGAAAAGTTTTGGCCGGATAGTATTTCTTCCAGCGCTTCTTGAGCTCGCCGGTCCTGGCATGGGCCTCGGCCGGGGTGAGCATATCGATCGACAGATGCGGCCTCAGGTGGTTGTAGGTATTGACCGCCTGATCGATCTGCCGGGCCGCCTCGGAGAAGCTTTTGAAGCTTGTCCGGAGCAGTTCCTGTTTGAGAATGCCGTTGACGCGTTCGGCAATGGCGTTCTCCAGCGGGTCGCTCTTTTCGCTCATCGAGACCCGGATCTGTTTCCCGATCAGCTTCATGTACCGCGAGCTGTAGTATTGCAGCCCACGGTCCGAGTGGTGTATCAGCCCGTCGCGCTCCGGATTGTCCCTGAGTGCCATCCGCAGTGCCGCCGCCGGCCCTCTGGCCGTCAGGTCCTCGCTGAGGCAGTAGCCGACTATCTTTCGCGAGTAGGCGTCCGTGATCAGGCTCAGATAAGCAAACCCTTCCCGGACCCTGATATAAGTGATATCGCTGACCCACAATTGATTGCAGCGGGTCGGCTCGAAGCCCTTGCAAGATTCGGGAAGCTCTTCATCCAGAGGCCCGAAAACGTTGTCCTCGGACTTCGCCTCCTTCTCTTTCGGACCAGCATCGAATGCTCCCGCAAGAGGTCGTACAAAGCGTCGTGGCCGATCTCTACCGAGTGCTCGCGGGCAAACCCGCTCATCATGTGATGCAGCTTTCTTACACCGATCCGCTTTTGCTCCTTTCTCAGCCTTCCTACCTCCTGCAGCACGATCTCGGCTTCGAACGCCCTCTTCTCCACTCGCCGTTTCCCCTTGTAATATGCCTGTCTCGTATAGCCAAGCAGCCGGCAGGCCTCTCCCAGGCTTCTTCCCCTGCCGCTCTCTACCACTTTCCTCACCGCTTGGCCCCAGGTTTTTTTCTGATCGGTACCTCAAATCGATCTTCCGCGATGTCGATCATCGCATTCAGCAACTCGTTGTATAGCCGGGCCTCCTCAAGCTCCTTCCGCAGCCGCCTCACCTCCGCCGACCCGCCCCTAACCGCCGACCCAGAAGACCCCGATCCTCGGACCCTCTCTCCCCCATAACCTCCTTCCTCACTCGGCTCCCGGCCCCTTATCCATCTGTGTACCGTCGACGCCGAAACCCGGTATATCCTTGCCAACTCCCGCATCGATATCCCACCTCTCCGATACCTCTCAACTGCCTCTCTTATCATCTCTTCTTCTTGTTTCATCTGTTCCCTTTTACCTGTAAACCTATTTCAGGACAAGACAACGGAAACGACCCGATTGATATTGGTCTTTGGACTTCGGTCTTTGGGCTTTGATCTCCGGCTGCCAGCTACCTGCTGATCGCTGATCGATTTGCCCAACCGACCGTCGGCTATCGTCGACTTCCCTCCGACATTTGACCTCCGGGCACAGAGCTCCAGGTAACCTGGGCTGAGATCGCCTTTCCCGCAAAGATGAAAAGGCTCAAAGGGACCGCAAAGGCCGTTCTCCCGAAAATTGTCTGCTGTCCACTGTCCGTTATCCATCGCCAGATACCAGTCTCCATTTTCCGCATTGGCAAGCCCGCGGTAAATGGTGACCCGTGCGATCTGGAAGATATGGATGAAATGGAAGAAATGGAAAAAATGGAGGGAATAGACGGACGGTCGCTTAATACTATGTAATCATTCGCTCGCCTATTGAGAAACACAGGGCCTTCAAGTCACTATGTGCATCCTGCGGGACCTTAATTCACCCGCTTAGGCTTATAAAGCCCTGCCTTGCGGATGTCGATAAAATTGTTCGCTAAGCGCTGATCAAAACATCCGTACACCTATTATTCACGTTTTCAGTGATGCCGGATCCTGTCTGTTGGAGAAGAACGAAAGGACTTCAATTATTTGTTCGTCGTAATTGACTCGATAATACAGAGTGTTGAAACGCAAAACGACTGCTCGGCGGATTCCGCCTGCTTGGGCAGTCTCCGGATACATTAACGGATTTCGGGTGATGTGACTAAGCGTTGACTCGACCGCGTTGGCCAAGCGTGCGATCTCAGCGTCGGTAAAGTTCAATTGCAGATATTCGACTGCCTTTTCAAGTTCTTCGAGGGCGTGGTCGGTCCAGAGAATCCTATAACCACTTCTCATATTTCGCTCTCGCCTCGGAATGCGGTCTTAAACGTCCTGAATCCGCATCTTTGACACCAAGTGCGATCGATTCTTTTTCGGCCACGGATATTTCGTTCCACCAATCGCTAACGCTGTCGTCCCGAAGTTTCGATACCTTTTCTATCAGCGAAGGGTCATCGATCACCGATAGCCACTGAATCAGCTCGATCTTTCGTTCTTGTAAGTTTGTCGTCGCCATAGAGAAATCGTATCACACCTTGGCATCCTGCGGGCTGTCTATTACACGCTCCGATTTATAAAGCCCCGCCTCACGAATTCCGTCGATCATGCTCTGTAAATGTTGTTTGAAATTTGAATATATATTCTTTATGACCATGTCAGCCTGCCTCAAGCGTCACGAAAAAGACTTCGTCACCGGCATTAGTCGCACTTTTGCATAGTTCGCCAAACTCCAGCAAAAATCCGGCCAGGTCCATCCTGTTTATTTCCGTATCCTGCCATGCCCCTTCATCCCATGGTGCCGACGCATCTAGCAACGACTCATGTTCCCCTTTCCCGATACATTCTTTTAACTCCGAATTGACTTGAAAAAACTCCGATCCATCAGTAAGTCTGTGGCCTGTCGGAATGGACTCAAACTCTTCACTAAGGAATATCGTTGATAGAAAGTCTATGCGCTCGCGACTAGAGAGTCCCCCAACCACCGGCTTACCTTCTTCAAAACGGTCGAGTATGTCTGCTTCACTTCTCATCGCGATCAACTCGCCCGGCGAAGCGGTGAAAAAGTAGGTAAACATTTCTACGCTGTTGTTGTCGATTTCTTCGGGGTTTCTTTGATGTGGGACGCGTTTGTCCAGGCGGCGGTTTTGCCGGTGTTGGATATATAGACGTTGCGGACGATGCCATCACGGGGAAAGAGCCAAATGAGATTAACCCCAAACGTTTGTGTTGTCATAACGTTACTCCAGTTGCATTATACGCCAAAAAACCCAGTCGCTATCGCTCCCGGTTCTGACTTTAGATCTCCTCAAAATCAAGGACGACCTTGCCGCAGTTTCCTTCTTTGATGGCGGCGAAGCCTTTTTCGAAGTCTTTGTAGGAGTAGCGGTGGGTGATGACGGGAGAGATATCGACGCCGGCGTCGAGGAGGTTCGACATTTGGTACCAGGTCTCGTACATCTGGCGGCCGTATATGCCTTTGATGGTGATCATATTGAAGATAACGGTCTTCCAGTCAATGGCGAACTGTTCGGCCGGGATGCCGAGGAAGGCGATCTTGCCGCCGTGGAACATGTTGGCGAGCATGTCCTTAAAGGCGACGGGGACGCCGGACATCTCCATCCCAACGTCGAAGCCTTCTTTCATCCCAAGCTCTTTCTGGACGTCCTTGATCGATGTCTTGCTGACATCGACGGCACGCGTAACGTGGCCCATATTCTCGGCAAGCTGAAGCCGGAAGGGGTTTACGTCTGTGATAACGATGTTGCGGGCGCCGGCGTGTTTTGCGACCGCGGCGGCCATTATGCCGATCGGGCCGGCACCGGTGATGAGGACGTCTTCACCAAAAACTTCGAACTCAAGCGCGGTATGAACGGCGTTGCCGAAGGGGTCAAAGATCGCCGCTACGTCCAGATCGACGCCGGGCTTGTGCTTCCAGATGTTGGTGTGCGGAACAGCGATAAACTCGGCAAAGCCGCCGTCCATATTAACCCCGACTCCGCGCGTATTGGCGCACAAAGCCCGCCGCCCGGCCATGCAATGGCGGCAGCGGCCGCAGACCAGATGGCCCTCAACGCTGACAACGTCGCCGGCGGCAAAATCAACGACGTTCGAGCCGACATCAACTATCTCGCCGACAAATTCGTGGCCAATTATCGTCGGCACCGTGATGGTCGCCTGTGCCCAGGCGTCCCAGTTGTAAATATGGAGGTCCGTGCCGCAGATGCCGCCACGCTTCACGCGGATCATCACATCATTGATACCCATTGCGGGCTCGGGCACATCCTCTATCCAAAGACCGGGCTCGGCCTTGCTTTTAACAATAGCTTTCATTTATGATCTCACTTTACGGGGCCGAAAAGCCAATGATATCAGAGGTACGGACGCCGGTCGAAGGTCCGCACCGCGAACCGCGGCGGCCGATTCGGATATTTCCTTCTGTCCTGTATTTTCTCGCGCGACTTCGGTTATCCTTAGTGTTTATGTCTGATGCGAATCAACATATCGAAGCGGCGAGGACGGCATTTGCCGAGGCCTTTTCTCCGTTCGATTCACTTGACCTAAATGGCGGCGGCCTTGCCGACGCCGAGGCGAAGCTCCGCGAACTCGGCGAGCTAAAGGTCCGCCACACGGGCAAGAAATCTGCCCTCGCCGAGGCGAAAAAGATGATCGGGCGCGTCGCCCCGGAGGAGCGGTCCGACTTTGGCCAGGCGGTTCAGGCCGCCGAAAAGGAGATCACCGATCGGCTTGAAAAGGCCGAGACGGAGCTTAATGTATTCATCACGTCGGCTCGTATCGAACGCGAGCGGCTTGATGTGACGATTCCCGGCCGCCGGCCGCGGACCGGCCATCTGCACCCGATCACGATACTACGGCAAAAGATCGAGGACATCTTTGTCTCGATGGGCTACGCGATCGAGGACGACCGCGAGATAGAGACGGACTATTATAACTTCGACGCGCTGAACATCCCCGAGGGGCATCCTGCCCGCGAGTCGCAGGACACGTTCTACACGACCGGCGGCTTTGCATTGCGTTCGCAGACCTCGACCGTCCAGATCCGGGCGATGGAACGACGCGGCGTGCCGATCCGCATCATCGCACCGGGCAAGGTCTTTCGCCGCGATACGCCGGACATGACACACGTGCCGATGTTTCACCAGATCGAAGGCCTCTGCGTCGATAAAGGCATCACGATGGCGCACCTGAAGGGCACCGTCACCGAATGGCTCAAGCGGCTCTTCGGCGAGGACACCGTCACGCGTTTCCGCCCGTCGTACTTCCCTTTCACCGAGCCCTCGGCCGAGTTCGATTTCTCGTGCTTCGTGTGCCACGGAAGTGGAAGGGTGAGCAGCGAGCAGTCAGCAGTGAGCAGTGAGAAAGGCGAAGATGGCGGCGAACTGCTTACCGCTCACGGCTCACAGCTCACTGACAGGTGTCGGCCCTGCAAGGGCTCGGGCTGGATCGAGCTTGGCGGGTCGGGAATGGTCCATCCGAATGTGCTGCGTTCGTGCGGCGTCGATCCGGCAGTCTACTCGGGCTTCGCCTTCGGCTTCGGCCTCGAACGCATGGCCGCGATGATGTTCAACATCGACGACATCCGGCATATGTTCGAGAACGACGTGCGTTTTCTTGAGCAATTCCGGTAGAATCCGGCCTGGAAACCAAGCGAGCGGGGCGAGGAGGCATGAAATGTCCAAGTTATTCCGATCAAAAGCGGGTTTTGCAACAGCGGGGCTTTATTTGCTTGTTACATTGCCGTTTATTGCGGCGACGGCGGTGTTTTTTCTAGTCCGTTACTACAATAATAACCAGCCCGTTCCCCCGTTCGAGGAACCGCTCAGCATCGTCTCCTTTGCATTAACGCTGCCGTGGTCGATCGGCGTGACCATATTGGGGATAATCATCCACGGTGGGCAAGGGATGCATACGGGAAGACTCGTAATTATCATTGGTCTGGTTGTTTCGGCGATAATTAACGCCTTGATCCTCTATTTATTGGCATTTGGGGTGTCGAGCGCGGTTAAACACCTCTACAACGCCGGCAATCCGAAACCGAAACCGTAACCGCAATGTTCGCTGCGTGCTGGAACATTGCGAGACTTTAAAATATAAATGAACATCAGTTACAATTGGCTCAAAGAGCTCATCGATATCGACCTTTCTGCCGAGGAAACTGCGGCGGCTCTGACGCGCGTGGGGTTGGCGGTCGAGGGGATCCATCCGCATAAGGGCGACCTTGTTTTGGACATTGATCTTACGTCGAACCGCTCGGACTGCCTTTCGCATCTCGGTGTCGCCCGCGAGCTCGGTGTGATAACCGGACGGTCGCTCAAGGCTACGAGCGGGTCGGCGGCGGCGGGCGATGAGCTTGACGCGGTTCCCTTTCCTTCGGTTCTTGCGCCTGAGGTCGTGCGGGTTGATGCTCCCGAGTTTTGCAATCGCTTCACCGCCCGGGTGATCCGCGGCGTAAAGATCGGCCCTTCGCCTGAGTGGCTGGTCGATCGGCTTGAGGCTCTCGGTGAGCGTTCGATCAACAACGTCGCCGACATCACTAACTACGTAATGCTCGAGCTCGGCCAGCCGATGCACGCCTTTGACCTCGATAAGCTTGCCGAAAAGCGGATCGTCGTCCGCACCGCTCGAGCCGGCGAAACGATCACGACGCTGGACGAAATTGAGCGAACGCTCGATGAAACGATGCTCGCCATCTGCGACGCCGAACGGCCGGTTGCGGTCGCCGGTGTGATGGGCGGCATCGAAAGCGGCATCACCGAGACGACGACAAACGTTCTTCTCGAGGTCGCATATTTCAAACGCGAGAATATCCGCCAAACCTCGCGGAAACTCGGCCTCGCGACCGAGGCGAGCTATCGCTTCGAACGCGGCGTCGATATCGAAAACCTCATCCGTGCCTCGGACCGTGCGACGGAGCTGATCGTTCAGCTCGCCGGCGGTGAGGCCGCGGACATCGTCGACGTCTATCCCGAACGTCAGCCCGAGCGGACGGTTCGTTCGGCAGATGTCGCGTCGGCCGTCAAACGGCTCACTGGGCTCGATGTTGCGGCGGATGAATGTGAACGGATACTCTCGGCTCTCGGCATTGCCCGCATCGGCGATGGCGAATATACGTCGCCGACCTGGCGGCACGACATCGCCATCGAAGAAGATCTGGTGGAAGAGGTCGCCCGCCACGCGGGCTATGAGAATATCAAGGACGAGCTGCCGCCTGCCTTCGGTGCTGGCGAGTATCAGGCAAGCGAGGTTCGGAAACGCCGCCTCCGCGGTGCACTCGTCGAGCAGGGCTTTGACGAGGCCATCGCCTATAGCTTCATTGACGTCCGCCACGATGATCTTTTCGCAGCGGTCCCCGAGTTCCTTCGCGAAGGCGGCGAGGAGAAATTCGTTACGCTGAAGGATTCCGTCATCGAAGGCTCCGTTCGAATGCGGCCGACGCTTATCCCGGGCCTGCTCGGTGCTCTGCGGCTCAATTTGAACCACCAGCGACGCGACGTAAAGCTCTTCGAGATCGGCAAAGCATTTGCCGCTTCCGGAATGGGCGAACTCCCGACCGAGCGTGAGCTTTTCACGATCGCCGTGACCGGCGGCGAAGTCCATGAGGACCGGGCGATGCCCGCCCGACAGCTCGATCTTTACGATGCGAAAGGTGCGGTCGAGGCCGCTCTCGAGGCCGCCGGGGCCGCAGATTGTGACTACCGTCCAGCGGAGATCTCGCATTTGCGGGCCGGACAATCGGGCGAGGTCGTGAAAGATGGTCGCGTTGTTGGAACCTTTGGCCGGCTAAATGAGGAAATCGCAGCCAATTACAAGTTTAAGCAGCCTGTATATGTTGCGGAGCTCGATCTACAAACGATACTCGCGGAACCGAGCGAGCCGGCTGTTTACACGCCTTTATCGCGGTTTCCTGCGGTCGTACGCGACATTTCGTTTTTGGTCCCGCGTTCGCTGACCTTTGCGGAGATTCAAAGCTCCGCCATCGGAGCCGACGCAACGAACCTCCGGGCGGTCTCGTTCGTCGATATTTTTGAAGGCAAGGGACTTGCCGATGATGTCCGCTCGCTGACGATCCGGCTCGAATTTCGCAGCGATGAGCGAACGCTTACCGACGCCGAGGTCGATGCGGAGTATTCGGCCGTTCTTACAAAGCTCAAGCATGAGCTTTCACTGGAGCCTCGAACGTAGGCTTGAAACATACAACTTGCAGTTTGGTGAAAAAATTTGGATAATCATCGTCACGCGATCAGCCAAAACCTCTCACCTGGAGTCAATCGGATGAATGGTCTAACGGGAATGGAGAAATTCTCGCATCTCGAGGATAAGATTTACCTCACCATCGAGTTTGCAAAAAAACTTCGTGAAGAGAACGACAAGCTCGAAAAAGAGCTCGTTGACCTTCGCAGAGAAAAGCTCGGCTTTGACCGAGAGCGGATGCGGCTCGAGGAAAAGATCGAATCGCTGCTCACCGAGCGCGATGCGATCCAGCTCAAGGTCGAGGCCATGCTTGAGGCAATGACGATACTCGATACCGAGGTTGCCGCTGCGGTCGGGAGGGTTCAGTGATGGCTGTCGGGCGTGAGGACGGAGGTTCGGCCGAGCAGGCGATCCGCGTCGAGATATACAATCAGACGTACAGCATTCGCTCGGATGGCGACAACGAGTATATCCAGAAACTCGCTGACTATGTCGATTCGAAAATGCGGGACATCTCTTCCGGAACGCTCACTGTCGATTCGCTCAAGGTGGCGATCCTCGCCGCTCTTCACATCGCCGACGAACTCCATCAGCATCAACATCAGAACCAGCAGACCGATGCTCAGCTTGCCTCGCGAAGTGCCGAATGTTCCGAAATGCTCGACCGGATTTTGAAGCACAAAGACATCGTTCCGCAGGAGCTCGAGTCGGACCGTTCGATGTAGTTTACTCGCCGCTTTTTTTACCTTCGTATTTCTTTATTTCCACTTCCCTGAGTGCTATAGTTTTTCTAGGCGGCGAGCAATGACTGCCTAGTGCGTCACCAAGCGCAACTATAATTGAGCCAACACTTGAATTGAGGGAGGCTGATGCCGATTTCAGTGCGGCCCCCTACGCGGGAAGCCGCCGGAGGATGAGGCTTCGATGCATCGAAAGATGCAGAAGGCCACCCACCTGTTAAAAGCAGGTTCAATTCATGCGTTTGGAACGGCTCAGGCGGTCGCTCGCTGCCTTTACTTTTCTAAGAGGGTTTGTTCGGCCGCTGCGGCCTCGCTCTCAAGCTCCAACCTGATTTCTTCCGTAGCCTGTGCTTCCTGCAGTGCGAGAGGCAATTCAGATGAACGAGCCGAGAGCCGCTTCATCGCGAGCTCGGTTCCGGCGAGGCTGCCACCGCGAAGCACCGCCGCCTCGATCATCTGCAAGCGGGCCTCGGCCTCGCCGAGCATTCCCTGGGCGTCGGCGTTGATCTTGCCGATCTTGTCCGCGTCTTTCCTTATCGATTCGAGAAACTCTGACTGTCGCTCGGTCTTTAGCTGGCGGAGTTTTGATTCGCGGCGTTTTGTTTCACTAAGTTTCTTGCGCGTGGCCCTTATTACACGCGTCGCGGTCAATCGCGAGGCAAGCGTTTCGCGATAGGCATCGGCAAGCAACGGTTCATTCCGCTCCATTTCCTTGAGGGCACGCTTCTCTTGGGGTTTGAGCTCGTGGCGGAACCACTCGACCTCGTTCGCCTTTATGCCGTCAACGGCGATCATTTCCCTGATCTCCGCTCGCCACCGCGAATATTTATATCCAAAAATACCCGAAAGTATCGCTCCTTTGAGAAAACCGATCGCAGTTATCAGGAATCCAAAAAACAAGATCGTAGCCGCGACCGGAGGCGAAGAGGCGAACAAAACAAAAAGAATTGCAGAGACGATGACGGGAAGCAGCGTCAAAACGACCGGCGAGGCAATGGCCGCAAGCCGCAAGTTTCGCCCGCGTGCAAGCTCGCGCGGCTCGATATCGTATTTTACCGGAAGTTCGCTCATTCCCGATTAACTTTACAAACACTGCCGTTCTAATTCAAACTAAGGCCTGTAAAGATGAGCAAGGAACGAAATGGTTTTGCGTTTAATGATGTGCGGCCGCGGGTGGCGGTGCTGTTCACCTTCGTTCTGATCGCCTCGGGCTTTCTCACCGCACAGGCACAGGACCCGCAAAACAGTCAGGCGAGAACCGTTTCGATCCCGATCTCGATCTACACTCAGCAGGAACTCCGCACCGGGCAGCAACAGGAACTGGTCGAGGTCGATCAGTTGCTCGTTCGCGAGAACGGTATGGACCAGACCATCCTTTCGATCCGCAGCATCGACGAGGCTCCGTTGGCCCTTGCCGTGCTGATTCAAGACGACCTTGCGACCGAGTTCAATCTGCAATTAAAAGATGTTGCCAGCTTCATACGCGGGCTTCCGAAAGGCTCGCGTGTGATGGTCGGATATCTTCGTTCCGGAACGATCCAGATCCGGCAGAGATTTACGACAGACCTCGAGAAAGCGGCAGGGGCTCTCAGGATAGTCGCGTCGAGTACGGCCGTTTCGCCCCGCAGCCCCTATGACGGCGTCCTCGACGCACTCAAACGCTTTGATTCGCTGCCGGCCGGACGCCGGGCGATCCTTATGGTTTCGGACGGTGTTGATGCTTCGCAAGGCTTTTTCGGCGCTACGCCGAGCCAGAGCGTTGACCTCGACCGAGCGATCTTTAACGCACAGCGAAAAAGTGTTTCGGTCTTCTCGATCTATTCTCCGACAGTTTTGACGGACAATCGAAACACGCAGCTTGCCTTATTTGGCCAGGGTTCGCTTGATCGGCTCGCGAAGGAAACCGGCGGCCGTGCATTCTTTCAGGGCCAGATCGCTCCGATCAACTACGACCCGTTCTTCCGTGAGCTCAAGCTTCTGCTCGACAGGCAGTTTCTGCTCACCTATCTCTCTACAAATACAAAAAAGGGCTTTTATCGTCTTGATGTAATAAGTACGAATCCGGACGTCCGCATCGTTCATCCAAAGGGCTACGTTTACCGTTAATTATTTGACCGCGCGTTTGCAGATCGGGCAAACCGGAACATCCTCTTTCAAAAGAAGTCCGATCCAGAAAAACACTACCGTGAACAAGAGTAGGGTTCCGAAGACGATCCAGCCCGCGGTCGAAATGCGCCGTTCGTTCACGGGCAGAAAGTGTGTGCCGCAGAATGGGCATCGGTAGTTGCCCGAAAGGTCTTTCGGCCCGGTGTAGGCGAGGGCTCCGGCGTGAGGAGCTAAATGGGTCTCAAGAAGTGGCGAGGTTCGCTGTTTGTAGTCAAGACTGACGGTCCGTCCTTCGGCTTGGGTCTGGTACTCGTCCGTCTTCCAGGCATACGGCCGCGGCGGAGCCTGGTCGAAATCAACCTCTTGCCGCAGAGCCATCCTCGCTCCGCAAAATCGGCAGAACTGGCTTTCATCGGCATTTGTTTTGCCGCAATTTTGACACTGGATCACAACCTTAGCTACGAGCAACTATGAACCGAGGTTCCCGCCACGTTCAAAAGCGAATGCGTTCACCGCTACGGATGGCAGTATACACCGATTCGACCAACTCGACCGACCGAAATCCGTCATCGGCGGTCACGGGCGGCTCGCTGCCGGACAGTATCGAATCGATAAAAGCCCGATCTTCCTGAACGTATCCCCAACGCTCCTCTTTCTCGGTCATATGAAAAGAAAGCGTTTCAAAGTTGGCGTCCATTCCGCGTGAATCGAGAAGCCGCTCCATTTCTTCGGTCATTATCGTTCGGTGGTGACAGAAGACCTCGATCCGCTCGAACGGAAAATGCCAGCTCGCGTCCGACGAAGATGCGAACGTGCAGTGAAAGCCGTTCTTAAACTTGAAGATGATCGAAAATTCATCAAGCTCCGGATATTCGTGCTGCGACCCGTAGGCTACAAGCTCTTCGATCTCGCCGAACTGGAACCGCATCATATCGAAGAGGTGGATGGTCGTCTCATAAAGAAAGCCGCCGGTCACATTCACATCGCCGGTCCAGACCGGATTCTTCAGCTCACCGCGGTTCATCTTTATGTGGGCAGAGTGGGCCGTGTCGTTACCGAGCAGCTCCTTCAGCGTCGCATAGACCGGTGCAAAGCGGCGATTGTGCCCGACCTGAAAGACGCCCTTGCCGTTGAGAGCCGCGTCGCGGAGTTCGCTCGCGTCTTCAATGCCGATAGCGAAAGGCTTTTCGCAAAAGACATGCTTCCCTTCCGCGATAGCGTGCAAGGCGATCTCTTTGTGCGTCTTGTTCGGTGAGCATACAAGAACAGCGTCGCAGTTCTCCATCAGCTCATCACGCGACGAGCAGACCTTGCCGCCGATGCTCTTGGCGGTACGCTCCGCCCGCTCCGGGACGATATCGTACAACGCCGAAACCTCAACACGCTCATCGCGCGTATAAATCCGCCCGTGAACATTGCCGATATACCCGGTTCCAACGATTCCAATTCGAACTTTACTCATTATATTTCCGACAACGGATCAGCACTGATTCCCACAGATTCTGATCGATTCTCCGACAAAACGATCCGTGAAGATCCGCGAAAATCCGTTGTAAACCTTCCTACCAAATTCCTCCGGCGGCGTATTTGCCCAGCCCAAGTGCCTTTTCGGCGGCTTCTTTCGCCTCTTTTGCGACGACGAACGGATCGCGCTCCCAATATTCGGGGCGAAAGATCTCAACGCTCGCCGGGCCTTCGTAGCCGATCTTGTCTAGTGTTTCTTTCATCTTTGCGATGGGCAAAACACCTTCGCCGGGATATAGCCGCTTTGAGTCGTTCAATTCGTCCTTCGGCAGATCTTCGGCACCGTTGATGTGAAAAATGAAGAGCTTTTTCGGGTCGAGGCTCTCGAGCGCTTCCCAAGACGAGCTCCCGGCATAGAAATGATACGTGTCTATGACATTTCCGACGCTTTCGCGCCCGACCAGATCGACGATCTTGCTGCCGAGATCGAGCGTCGTCACCGAATTCCCTGCCTCGCCCAGAAACTCAAAACCGAGCTTGATGCCGTGCGGTTCGGCAATATCTGCCAGTTCATTCAAGACGCGGACCGATTCCGCGATCGTCTCTTCGTCGGTCTTCGGCCCCTGCCGCAATGCACCGGGCACGGAGAGAACATACGGGCAACCGATCGCCGCTGAAATGGCCGAGAGCTTTTCGCACTCGGCTTTGATCGCGGCGTAGTCCTCGTCCGAACGCCAAGTAATATGCTCAAGCGTGTTGATCGAAAGAACCTCAACGCCAGTCTCCTTTAGCAGCCCGATCAGGTCTTCAACCGAGTGCACGTCAAGATAGTCGTAAAGCTTATTCGAACG comes from Acidobacteriota bacterium and encodes:
- the pheS gene encoding phenylalanine--tRNA ligase subunit alpha; its protein translation is MSDANQHIEAARTAFAEAFSPFDSLDLNGGGLADAEAKLRELGELKVRHTGKKSALAEAKKMIGRVAPEERSDFGQAVQAAEKEITDRLEKAETELNVFITSARIERERLDVTIPGRRPRTGHLHPITILRQKIEDIFVSMGYAIEDDREIETDYYNFDALNIPEGHPARESQDTFYTTGGFALRSQTSTVQIRAMERRGVPIRIIAPGKVFRRDTPDMTHVPMFHQIEGLCVDKGITMAHLKGTVTEWLKRLFGEDTVTRFRPSYFPFTEPSAEFDFSCFVCHGSGRVSSEQSAVSSEKGEDGGELLTAHGSQLTDRCRPCKGSGWIELGGSGMVHPNVLRSCGVDPAVYSGFAFGFGLERMAAMMFNIDDIRHMFENDVRFLEQFR
- a CDS encoding IS3 family transposase, which encodes MWVSDITYIRVREGFAYLSLITDAYSRKIVGYCLSEDLTARGPAAALRMALRDNPERDGLIHHSDRGLQYYSSRYMKLIGKQIRVSMSEKSDPLENAIAERVNGILKQELLRTSFKSFSEAARQIDQAVNTYNHLRPHLSIDMLTPAEAHARTGELKKRWKKYYPAKTFHSQAAA
- the tdh gene encoding L-threonine 3-dehydrogenase, with the protein product MKAIVKSKAEPGLWIEDVPEPAMGINDVMIRVKRGGICGTDLHIYNWDAWAQATITVPTIIGHEFVGEIVDVGSNVVDFAAGDVVSVEGHLVCGRCRHCMAGRRALCANTRGVGVNMDGGFAEFIAVPHTNIWKHKPGVDLDVAAIFDPFGNAVHTALEFEVFGEDVLITGAGPIGIMAAAVAKHAGARNIVITDVNPFRLQLAENMGHVTRAVDVSKTSIKDVQKELGMKEGFDVGMEMSGVPVAFKDMLANMFHGGKIAFLGIPAEQFAIDWKTVIFNMITIKGIYGRQMYETWYQMSNLLDAGVDISPVITHRYSYKDFEKGFAAIKEGNCGKVVLDFEEI
- a CDS encoding type II toxin-antitoxin system RelE/ParE family toxin, encoding MRSGYRILWTDHALEELEKAVEYLQLNFTDAEIARLANAVESTLSHITRNPLMYPETAQAGGIRRAVVLRFNTLYYRVNYDEQIIEVLSFFSNRQDPASLKT
- a CDS encoding phenylalanine--tRNA ligase subunit beta, translated to MNISYNWLKELIDIDLSAEETAAALTRVGLAVEGIHPHKGDLVLDIDLTSNRSDCLSHLGVARELGVITGRSLKATSGSAAAGDELDAVPFPSVLAPEVVRVDAPEFCNRFTARVIRGVKIGPSPEWLVDRLEALGERSINNVADITNYVMLELGQPMHAFDLDKLAEKRIVVRTARAGETITTLDEIERTLDETMLAICDAERPVAVAGVMGGIESGITETTTNVLLEVAYFKRENIRQTSRKLGLATEASYRFERGVDIENLIRASDRATELIVQLAGGEAADIVDVYPERQPERTVRSADVASAVKRLTGLDVAADECERILSALGIARIGDGEYTSPTWRHDIAIEEDLVEEVARHAGYENIKDELPPAFGAGEYQASEVRKRRLRGALVEQGFDEAIAYSFIDVRHDDLFAAVPEFLREGGEEKFVTLKDSVIEGSVRMRPTLIPGLLGALRLNLNHQRRDVKLFEIGKAFAASGMGELPTERELFTIAVTGGEVHEDRAMPARQLDLYDAKGAVEAALEAAGAADCDYRPAEISHLRAGQSGEVVKDGRVVGTFGRLNEEIAANYKFKQPVYVAELDLQTILAEPSEPAVYTPLSRFPAVVRDISFLVPRSLTFAEIQSSAIGADATNLRAVSFVDIFEGKGLADDVRSLTIRLEFRSDERTLTDAEVDAEYSAVLTKLKHELSLEPRT
- a CDS encoding cell division protein ZapA gives rise to the protein MAVGREDGGSAEQAIRVEIYNQTYSIRSDGDNEYIQKLADYVDSKMRDISSGTLTVDSLKVAILAALHIADELHQHQHQNQQTDAQLASRSAECSEMLDRILKHKDIVPQELESDRSM
- a CDS encoding zinc-ribbon domain-containing protein, translating into MIQCQNCGKTNADESQFCRFCGARMALRQEVDFDQAPPRPYAWKTDEYQTQAEGRTVSLDYKQRTSPLLETHLAPHAGALAYTGPKDLSGNYRCPFCGTHFLPVNERRISTAGWIVFGTLLLFTVVFFWIGLLLKEDVPVCPICKRAVK
- a CDS encoding helix-turn-helix domain-containing protein; translated protein: MKQEEEMIREAVERYRRGGISMRELARIYRVSASTVHRWIRGREPSEEGGYGGERVRGSGSSGSAVRGGSAEVRRLRKELEEARLYNELLNAMIDIAEDRFEVPIRKKPGAKR